The Candidatus Zixiibacteriota bacterium genome has a segment encoding these proteins:
- the xseB gene encoding exodeoxyribonuclease VII small subunit, with protein MYDEVERVDMQDKQNGRELDFKAGLARLEEIVESLESGEADLEDALKYFDEGIRLSERLSGKLARAEKKIHKLVEEADGSLKTEIMEEEDVD; from the coding sequence ATGTATGACGAGGTTGAGCGGGTAGATATGCAAGACAAACAAAACGGTAGGGAACTGGATTTTAAAGCCGGGCTGGCTCGATTGGAAGAAATCGTGGAAAGCCTCGAGAGCGGAGAAGCCGACCTCGAAGACGCGCTCAAATACTTCGATGAAGGTATCCGCCTTTCGGAAAGATTGTCCGGGAAACTGGCCCGGGCTGAAAAGAAGATTCACAAACTGGTGGAAGAAGCCGACGGCAGTCTGAAAACAGAGATTATGGAAGAAGAAGATGTCGACTGA